From Nitrospirota bacterium:
AACCTTCCCACGCAATCGGAAATTGACCAACTCTGGGCTGAAGAGGCTGAGCGACGCATAAGCCAAATTGATAAAGGCGACGTAAAGTTACTTCCCGGTGAGAAGGTTTTTTCGAGGATTCGCAACAAATATCAGCGAT
This genomic window contains:
- a CDS encoding addiction module protein, which encodes MSVVAKKVFEEALSLPVDARVSLVEKLLTSLNLPTQSEIDQLWAEEAERRISQIDKGDVKLLPGEKVFSRIRNKYQR